The sequence atccaacaacatcaccatggattggatCAGATTAGAATTGTTATTGAGTTACAGGGATTAAcgtctttgttcttggtggtatgcatgcaGATGTGTTGAATATCTATGCTTAATACATGAAGCTTGAGAGTGTTGTTATGCAGAacttaatagtaatattaatatagactacaatatgtatgacaatcatatGTAATGTCATATATATTCATAGTACATGAGAGGTTATTATACTTATAGTCTGAATCATGTTATTTCTATCAGTATTCAAGATGgtaatgagatgttccaaagaggggcattCTAAATCTAAGCAAAAGGTTTAGTCCCAAAATAAGGTTGGGATTGGCGACCTATAAGCCTTTAGGGTATAggcccaagataggtaagggcttggatctataaacattgagggaacctattgtatttggtgtctaagcgctttggtaacatacatacacccttctcccttaaaactgaagtagtagcagggtattatatctatattaagaactatgaataatgaaattaatcatctaatgagaaaaataaataagaacatgttaataactaattgaagaatatcaatcaattttagtatattgcaatggatcaagtaggggacattacaaatggtttCAGAGGtttgatcctgccatcctgtaggttgaagatgaatcaatgaatcattctagtcaataagaagaaaTCTAACAATACATGTATCCACATGTATGCTCTGTGTTtacatatatccatgtgtatgctttgtgtctttCATGTGCATGTTTCGTGTTTGATTAATATTGGCAGGTGAATCGATTTTTGAAAATTAAATtcgacattgcttgaggacaagcaaatttgggaaggCCGAACTGTAATATCTccaatttgaaatataatttaataataaagaacaataataaaattaatatgcaaaagtattaatataaaataataattaaatataattaaaattggattaaagttaatgaatggtcaaaaggcatgaaatattAAGttatgactccctcaaacatgagatataaaagagaaaagaacctcatttgagggggggagaatttggaaatgagaagtatAGATCTTATTTAAATAAGAAGTCCAGATGTGATTgtggaaggttgtgtccctttcaaagagcagcaataatgaagagttacactctttcaaaaggtACTAATGGTGAAATGGTGTGTCTCTTGTCCAAGGGCAtgtatgatgaagaggtgtgacctctgcctcacattgagagatataaaggaaaggaatcaaagcatccaacaacatcaccatggattggatCAAATCGGAACTGTTATTAAGCTACAGGAAGTAGcgtctttgttcttggtggtatgcatataTTGAAAgacaatttatattttatttttatttttatttctttttctcaaaatttcaatTGACATGATGAGTCATTTGAAACATCGTGTCCAATTCCATTAATGCTCTTTAGTCAATTAATGAAAACAATGAATTAAATGTTATTGTTAATAACTCCGTTTAAAGTATCAATTTGTATCATTCTAATACAAGATTAAACTTCCTACCAAAAGTTTAAAGcgataaagaaatttattttaagtaCATTAATCTTCATCACACACAATCCTAATCACAAGTAAATGTGGCTTAGCATGCAATAAGGGAATTTGTTTTAGTGTCATTAAAACTAATCCCAATTTTAATGCCGAAGTGAATGAAGCAATTATTTGCATTACTGTATGAACAAAGGTAAAATCATGTGCAATGTACAGTCCccttctcacaactcttttaaggGTTATATATTCTTTTGTATTTACGTTTCGTTCAATTAGAAGAAAAATGGTTTTAGATGGTATAGTATGTATCTAATTTTTAAGTCTATTTATATAAGTTGATAGAAATTTTGGATGATGAAGTGtacaatatattatatattgtaaacGCCTAATACAAGGGAGAGGAACTATTAAATGAATTAGTTAGAAATATTAATATTAAAGATTATGCATGCTTAATACAAGGGAGAGGTTCTAATAAAGGAATTAGCTTCaactattaatattaatattaaatatcatATCTTGCCTAATACAAGAAGAGGAACTACTAAAGGAATTAGCTACAACTCAATGGAACTACATCTGCCTTGAGAGATATAATCTATGAGCTATACCTATTTAGCACAAGGAGCAGAATGCAATCTTCCAAACATTCCTAACATTACCTCAAAAACCAAAGAAACTGCCTTTGCTACACTTAATGTCTGATATGGTAATTTCCTGCGAGCTACTAGATAGTTAATATGACACAATACACGTTGGGATTGATAGAACTTACTTGTCACACTTCTTCTCTGGTCTGTGGAAAAAACATGTAAACGAGGCTTCAACAATGGTAGACAATACAGGATTTGCTTCCACATTTTTAAACTTGTGCAGATGATTAAGGATTGGAAAATCCTTGAGCTGACTAAAAGGTTTAGCCAACTTATACATTTCGCTAACTAGTTCCCATCGCTCCTTTCTGAAATATGCGAACATCTCAAAGTTCTCTACAATGGTCGCAATGATTAAAATGCCCTTCACTGCTACATTTTCATCGCACTTATTCCAGTCGTCCAAGATTGAAGAATTGGGTATCTACGCAAAATATTTACTGATTGTAATTTATATTCTGAGAAACATAAGAATTTGAACATGGAAGATTCATCTGGGAAATTAAGAAGAGAAAATGTACCTTTCTTGGAAACGGGCATATACTTTGTTGGGGAGACAGTCGAGGCGGCAACAAATTGAACACACAACAATTATAGAATGTAAGGCTTCTGTACTTTACTATCAACAGAAAAGGCTGTTTGAAAAATTCATGTGATCaaacttaaaacaataaaaaacCAGAGGATCGAGTAAACACTCACTTTATCAAAAACTTTATCCAGACGTTGGAGGAGGAAATGAATGAGAAATTCTTTGTTCCCGTGGTTTTTTTGGATTGGTTGTACAAGATCAGAGGCCAATACGTCAAAACCCCGATGTCCAGCATCGTGTTTGTCTTCTGCCATTAcaggaagatgaagattttgatctTCTACTTCATTCACTCCTATCAAAAATCTCATGCATCGTTAAGCTAAGAAATAGCTTCTTAGCTCTTCGAATGTGAAAACCACAAAACCATTGCTCTGCTTTTATTTTGCTACAAACTGAACTTGGGCATCTTGGAATTGCTTTCATGACTAAAAACACCTCATGTCATGTCAAAAAAAGAGACAATATTCCTGATATCAGACAGCATTCCAAAGCAATTACTCAAGCCATGTAGAAAACAGACATTTAAATATTCCAAACCATACATACACTCGGGCCTGTCAAAAGCATCAATACCGTTTCGAATTGAAGGCTAGCTTAAGTACAGTTTACAGCTACAATGAAGTGCTGATATGGTAAAGTATACTTGATCGTAAAATGTGCTCTTTTCAAATTTAGACTGCGTTTTCCCCACCTTTCATTAACGCTGTTTACCGTATGATCTATTTTTCACCCACCCCGGGACATCAGTATATTTTTTAGGGTTACGTTTTCTTTTTAAGATTTATCTTTTGTCTTTCGTGGAGGTTGAAATGTTCAATAATTTGAATAACTTTACCATAAAGAGCTAAGGACAGAATATTATAGTTTAtttaatgaaggtaagaacatttATTCTTATCTTTGAAAAATACTATTATTGATATATATTGTTTTGCATTCTAATTATTGACTACATTGAATAAATTGTTCTCTTTATTGAGCATTGTTGATTGAAATGTTTAATAGTATGAAACAAGTAAAGAATAAAATTATGATTGGAAGTCTTTATATTCAGTTTACCTTTACCTTTTCAAAATTAGACTATTCTTTGAAATCAAATATTACTTATACTTTTCTTTGGAATATTTCTTTATGTATCTATCAAGGTTGAAATGtcctatattttatttataataataatacaaaaataatttataaaaatatgaTTTGTTAAAAATAATACTTTTCTACACttaatttcattttttaatatttgatGGAAAAAAAATGCGATAAATGTTTATGGTTCATAATAGATTCTAATAGTAGATcactaaaataaattattaaagatAATTATTTGTATGCTATAGACTTTAAAAGTGAATAATCAGATATTTTCATAATATTGTAAGGGGAAAACTCACCTAAGATATTCTCTTTTTTTATTGTTAATatcttaatatatttatatatctaaatataatatatatttttcataattGAACATGTGCACTAACCTTGTACTTAGCCATATGCTTACCACTCAACCCTATGTTAATGTGCATATAATCCTAATCCAACTATCTTATTTATTCAATTCTAATAATTGATCCAATCATATTAGATGCAAATTGAAAGTGTTTATCCTATGTTGTGTAAATGAGTGCAAGATCATCCTCATAACCATGATCTTGATCCACTTAATCAAAATATATAAATCATCCATTTAGCACAAATAtttataatttgattttatttcaatGTGTAAAAAGAAATTCATGCCATTCATTCCAATAACCCATCATACCTTTCTTTTTGTCTCTCTAGATAAATATCTTGTTTGTATAGAGTAATTACTTTTATGCCTATGAGGTGTGGATGAACAAATATTGAGGAATCTAGAATTTAAAAACCTATTCGATATCCTCATGAAAGGTCATCTAGCTGTTAATGTATTTGTTTTAGCCAATTCCATTTGGATTAATTTCACTTTCATTATCTTATGGAAAATTATTGATCTTCATTTGTTAACATTATTATGAGTAGAATATATGACATATGATGATTTCTTAGTCTAATGTTTCTTATATAATGTTTGAGGTTGGATATAATAATATTTCATGCTATGATATGTTTATGTTGTCTAAGCTAATTATTATGTATGGTGATAATTGAGCAATCTTAAATATCTTTTTCGTTAATGAATATTATCATTATGTTCTTATAAATGTAAGAAATCTTCAAGTATGTAggaaaattaattttattaattaattatgtgatagTTTATTGTCTAATAAGATAACATGCATAactatcattatttctttcttatccAATGTGTTGTTTACACATaacttattttatatattttacatTATTACATTTCCTATATCCCATAAATGTTAGAAATAGAGTCATTTAGGTTCATCGTGGATGGCAAAAAATAATTGGTAAAAATATAGAAAATGATATAGAAtgcaaattaaattatttaatggaTAGTTATTCATATATATTAATGGGAAGGAGAGAATTAGAgagcattttttttcattttcttttggagaAGCTTAGAAAATAGGAAGATAGGAGGCATAGATTGTAGTAAAACAAATCTAACCAaagaagaatcaaaagagaaagGATGGTCTACTACTTTTGTTGGTTCATAGACCATTTGATCTACTTCAAAAATATAAATATCTTATTATTATTGCATTAAATATGTTACAACTAAGTTAAaacttttatttatattattttatacatGTTGAAAATATATTATATCACAATTTTAGAGTGTGTTCTTTTATGAGACTGTTTTTCCTACCTTTCATTAATGTCATTGAACATGTAAGCTATTTTTTTGGTCGCTGCCATCAAATATTTGTTACACTTGCTTTTAAGGATTTATCTTATATCTTTTACAAAAGTTGAAATATTcaaccatttaaataaatttacCACAAAGAATAAagttcaaaatattaaataatataatgaaaaaagaatatttattttccttagctttaactttttttttaattaatatatattttttcctcttaattaattaatatatatcttTTTCCTCCAAATTATTGACATTACTTTTCCCAGGTAAAATACAAGTTACATTGAATATATCGTTCTCTTTATTTAGTAATGGAGACTGAAAGAATGCTTTGATGAGGGATCATATGGTTTTAGATTTCTATCAGCATCATTTTAATAATGAAAATAGAAATAAAGAGTTTGGCAAGTTGAAGACGATGTTGATGTTATTTTAAAGTCAAGCAGCATGACATATAGATGCTTCGTGTACATGTTTTAATCATGGCGAACCGAAGCTTTTTTCGTAGATGTAAGATACTTTGCTGCGTAGTAAAACATTCTATTCGTCAAGAAAACATCTCCTCTGAATCGGGAAAAAGTGCCCGACAGTGAGGAGAGGAATGTTTTGGCTATCGTGAAAGCGAAGGCACTCTGGAATTTTTACGAAATGAAGAGACCATGTTACTTTACTAAATGTACTCTTGAAGCTTCACGCATGGCACTTCACTAAATTTATATCAACGATTGAGACTGCTCTATTGCCGTAAGCGTCTCCTCCAAATTCCTATCAATGGTAAAATGAGGAAAGCTCAAGAGTCCATCGCAAAGAAACCTTTGGTGTGGGGCAGCGCCTTATTGGGAGGCCTCACCTCAAAAGCCATTACTGGAGTAACAAAGTCGAAAGACAAGAAACAGAATGAGGAAATTTCTTCAGATGACGAGCCAGACAGACAGTTGGAGGACAGCGAAATATTTGATAGACTCGGTCAGCACATAGAAACCTTCTTAGATGTGGCAACAAAAGAGGTAACAATTTAGATATTGTTTATAAAATGCATAGGATCACATTTGAATTGCATGGAAACGGCTGCTCGAATTGCCCCGTACACGTTCATTAATAAGCCTTCTGTTAATTAAACAGTAAATGAATTCGATCCCATAGAATTGTAGGTCAAGTTGAATTTGTAtttatcattcattttccactcaTTCCTGTCATTCACCAATTGTAGCCTACTCAGTCAATAGGATACACCAATGTATAAGTAGGATATACCAATGTATAAATCTGTAAAATACATCAaatatcaattttaaccttatacAATACACCAATATATAAGTCTGTAAGATATAACAATGTATAAATTATAATGTATGAAAATAATTTATGTATTGGTACGTTAAAAGTATTCATACTAAATTGTAGTATTACTATACTATTGGTCattcatagcttgaattaaaacATGGGCAATTATAAATACTATATATTTGTTTTCGAAAAGTATTGAGTAACTTAATTTGTCTATAGTGGGGTGCGAGGTCAGAAGCACTGGCAACTATTACCAAGAACATGTTTGAAGCCAGTGAGTGGATGAATTCTCTGTCCCGTGGCTCCAAAAACGCTTATGAAATGGTCCGTCCGTATACTCCAAGCCCATTTCCTTAACTAGACTTTTATTCTCCTTTTAATTTATAGCTAGATAAGGTTGTTTGTTTGCAACTTGGTGTGGCCAGTTAAAATCAACCAAATTCCACAACGTAACATCAACAGCGGCAGAGATATGTGCAGTAATGGGGAGGACTCACTGGGCCGGGGCAGGCTTTTTAGTTCTAGCAGCAATTATTAGCAGGATTCACAACGCTCAAGGCGTTGACAAGAAATGCTTGGAATTACTTAAATCAATTAATATGGTGGGAAAGACCCTGGCCAGGTTTACTCGTTTACCACTCATACCTGAAGAAATGAAATCCACTGTAAACGAGGCTAGAAATTTAACAGCCAGGAGTGCTGCCTGTTGTTTATCTATCATCGATTCCTCAAGATTTAGCAAGTAAGTATTCTCTTCAATTAAAATGTTTTGATAGGGTTTATGGGATAAATTCAACTAGATGTCAATTTAGATAAACCAAGGTTCAGAATATTTGTATTGGAATGCTTTATATGTAAGCTATTGGATGTTACAGGTTCATGTCCTCCAAAAAGAACGACGAACTTGTTTCTCAATGTTGTAAGCAGTTAGAGAGATTGCAGCGTGAAATTACCTTCCAAGTTAGCATTATTTCTTTTACAGAACGACATGAAGTTAGCAGCGTCTTCTCCAAGAAAAGAAAACATGCAGGTTCATCTCCATTTTTAACTATTTTTACTTGCTTAATTTTTACCCTAAGACAAAAGCGTATGAATTCAGTCATCTATAATTGCTCTCAAGGCTTTCTAACAAAGAACTCTGGCAATCTGTATCAGAGGCAAGTCAAACAAAAGAATCGACTTCACATGGAGGTATGAATTTAGGAGATTTTCTTTAGTTTTTAGTCCAAGTCGCCTTGAGTTTAAGTAGAGTCAAACACTGGATGTTTATAACTTCAAATCTTTTCTCATTTTTATGCATTTTCGTTTTCGGTCTCAGATGATTCAACAATCGCAAACGATCAGGGCAAACCTAAAGGTAAGAGTTCAATTCTCTATCTTCATTTATatcttcaaatttctttgtttatgTCCCTTTAAATATATATACTCATTATTCCATGAAGTATTTGCATGTCGAGGAATGATAAATTTACACCAGAATTTTCTGGTTGAATGCATATTTTTAAGTTTTTGTTTTTGGTTGatgttttatttgaattttttggatgtaatttttaagattttttttgggACACATTATTTAATAAATGATAATATAGacattttttcattaaaaatttaaaatgttaTAAGAGTTCcttaaataataagacaaaaatgAAAAAACTTTCAAGAAAAACAAAAGTCAAATAATTATCAATTGATTTTTCTTATAAGACTTTGAAATAGTAGATTAAGTCCCCTTTACCtttatcatattttttttattgaataccAAATCTTAGATTATATATCATATTATATTTGTCATGTTAAACGACATCTTGTTTAATGGTTAAAGAATAATGTTTGTCTAAtcgaaataaaataaatatttaccaTATTTTAATGTGGATGAAGTGTAAATTGGTTTTAACTATTTAACTAAATGAATATATTAATCTTATTATCTTATACAAATTCAATAACATAATTTAAATCACAAATGAATTATTTGTTTATGGCATAGGATATATAGACTTTTTACAAATATCTAAAGTAATTGGTCCTTTGATCCACATTTATTTATGATAAGTAGTAGTCTGAACTCTAATTTTATTTTGTTGTAAGAAAATTACTTTCGTATATAATGAGGATTATCTTATGGTAAAATAAAATATTGTGCCAACTAAAACAACtcaattttatgtgtgcatgttcacagagttattttattttgaatttttgtctTTGGATTGTTGTTAGGAGATCATGGTACATATTTCAATGGTTAGAATAAGTGATAATAAATGGGCTCCAATTTTATGTcatcattaagttttgagtttccATCCATGTAGTTATATGTTCTGAATATATTAAACTAGGAGAGGTTCAAACCTTTACATAACCGCAAAACTAGTGAGTGACAAAAACCAAGGACTCACAAGGGGTGAGGGACCAAGACCAAAAAACCTATTGCCAAAAGGAAACAAAACCCAGTAGGCTTCAAGCACCACTAGCAAAACCTAGAAAACAAAACAACTAGACCCAATAGACCAAAAACAAAATAGGACACACCTCCAATGAAGGCACAAATTGATGGCCTACCTAGGTCGGAGGCATCTGTGTCCAAGGTGAAGGCTACATCGGACTCCCCGACCATCTCCCATGTAGTTATATGTTATGTTTTGGTTTATAGATCatttgtgttttcatgtttatcTCAAATTAAATTCTAGAAATTCTTAGTGTTGGCTAAACTTGAATGAATATTTTTCTCCATAGGCCATAGGTTATCTTGAACAAAATAACTTAATT is a genomic window of Cryptomeria japonica chromosome 7, Sugi_1.0, whole genome shotgun sequence containing:
- the LOC131056353 gene encoding uncharacterized protein LOC131056353, whose protein sequence is MRKAQESIAKKPLVWGSALLGGLTSKAITGVTKSKDKKQNEEISSDDEPDRQLEDSEIFDRLGQHIETFLDVATKEWGARSEALATITKNMFEASEWMNSLSRGSKNAYEMLKSTKFHNVTSTAAEICAVMGRTHWAGAGFLVLAAIISRIHNAQGVDKKCLELLKSINMVGKTLARFTRLPLIPEEMKSTVNEARNLTARSAACCLSIIDSSRFSKFMSSKKNDELVSQCCKQLERLQREITFQVSIISFTERHEVSSVFSKKRKHAEASQTKESTSHGDDSTIANDQGKPKGKSSILYLHLYLQISLFMSL